In the Cryptosporangium minutisporangium genome, one interval contains:
- a CDS encoding SRPBCC family protein, with translation MAKTEITAEPGTAQVTVTREFEAPRDLVFRAYTDPDLIPRWLGPRDLTTTITEYDVRDGGRYRYIHTDADGNEYAFRGVFHGTPTPELTVQTFEFEGMPGHIALDAVTMVEQDGRTLVRTLSSFQSVEDRDGIVESGMETGIRDSDERLEALLVELQGAA, from the coding sequence ATGGCTAAGACCGAGATCACGGCCGAGCCGGGCACCGCCCAGGTCACCGTGACCCGCGAATTCGAAGCTCCGCGCGACCTGGTGTTCCGCGCCTACACCGACCCCGACCTCATTCCCCGCTGGCTCGGCCCGCGCGACCTGACGACGACGATCACCGAGTACGACGTCCGGGACGGCGGCCGGTACCGGTACATCCACACCGATGCGGACGGCAACGAGTACGCGTTCCGCGGCGTCTTCCACGGCACGCCCACCCCGGAACTCACGGTGCAGACGTTCGAGTTCGAGGGCATGCCCGGTCACATCGCCCTGGACGCCGTGACGATGGTCGAGCAGGACGGCCGCACGCTGGTCCGTACGCTCTCCAGCTTCCAGTCGGTCGAAGACCGCGACGGCATCGTCGAGTCCGGAATGGAGACGGGCATCCGCGACTCCGACGAGCGGCTCGAGGCTCTGCTGGTCGAGCTGCAGGGCGCTGCGTAG
- a CDS encoding metalloregulator ArsR/SmtB family transcription factor produces the protein MAVDQLSLVFSALADPTRRAILARLAASGDATVAELTGPFAMSQPAISKHLKVLENAGLISRTRRATARLSHLEAEPLREATDWLAEYRRFWEVSHARLDELLAELQQSPTNGENDG, from the coding sequence ATGGCGGTCGACCAGCTCAGTCTCGTTTTCAGCGCGTTGGCCGACCCGACGCGCCGGGCGATCCTCGCGCGCCTCGCGGCCAGCGGCGACGCCACCGTCGCGGAGCTGACCGGGCCGTTCGCCATGTCGCAGCCGGCGATCTCGAAGCACCTCAAGGTTCTGGAGAACGCCGGTCTGATCTCCCGCACCCGGCGGGCGACCGCTCGCCTCAGCCACCTGGAGGCGGAACCGTTGCGTGAAGCGACCGATTGGCTGGCCGAGTACCGGCGCTTTTGGGAGGTCAGCCACGCACGACTCGACGAACTGCTCGCCGAACTCCAGCAATCCCCGACGAACGGAGAGAACGATGGCTAA
- a CDS encoding bifunctional diguanylate cyclase/phosphodiesterase, whose translation MADRSVLALISRVALSVCGLLAAALAVNLCWGLAGRAEASPLRLWSPWALLEISLLVSTVVVVLRCVLVRAQRAAWMLVAAAAAAYGVGYVVWDRLIAAGSPLPSFSLADAFWLPGLPLIGVAVWLLARPLVGGVGVAGIWDAIVAGTLSAAVMALLLGREVLTWAGGPLDAVVTLGYPALTMILVGMLGSVLALARWRLDRSWALLGLSVLLMAFANALVSRLLATGAEGVELVDQVYGVAGTALAAAAWHRSRRLSARPLDLWAIVAPLLCAAAAVLILVAVAATEQPPVAAVLAALSVLAALTRVGLSVRQLLDAGEQHRLAITDELTGLYNRRGFLRGVEEALASGEHRTRAILLLDLDRFKEVNDGLGHQIGDQLLAVLAPRLAAALDADDLLARLGGDEFAVLTSAATAADADRAVHGLAERLLAAVRKPLPVGGIAVPMDVSIGVAVEGDAPAAGTVGERTLELLRCADTAMYRAKGERLGWVRYDTIGPDLQRDSLERAAELRSLLIGAGVGAYGRLELHFQALVATSVTAPARVEALVRWRHPVHGLIAPDQFLGLAERTGLTPYLTRQVLAMALNQAAEWRASGSDVEVSVNLSASDLCHPTIVEEILDGLAVRALPPSALTVEITEQVAMGDLDTGRDVLALLRRAGVGVAIDDFGTGYSALSYLQRLPATELKLDRSLTGKLADDPAAAAIARACIELAHTLGLEVVAEGVETPDQARALVAAGADRLQGWLFGKPQPGGAEPPATTFPLVAAR comes from the coding sequence CTGGTCACCGTGGGCGCTGCTCGAGATCTCGCTCCTGGTCAGCACGGTCGTAGTCGTCCTGCGCTGCGTACTCGTGCGGGCCCAGCGGGCGGCGTGGATGCTGGTCGCTGCCGCTGCTGCCGCCTACGGAGTCGGCTACGTCGTCTGGGATCGCCTGATCGCAGCCGGCAGTCCGCTCCCGAGCTTCTCGCTCGCCGACGCCTTCTGGCTGCCCGGACTGCCGCTGATCGGCGTCGCGGTGTGGCTGCTCGCCCGGCCGCTGGTCGGTGGCGTCGGAGTCGCCGGGATCTGGGACGCGATCGTCGCCGGGACGCTGAGCGCGGCGGTGATGGCGCTGCTGCTCGGACGTGAGGTGTTGACCTGGGCCGGGGGACCGCTCGACGCGGTGGTCACGCTCGGCTATCCGGCGCTGACGATGATCCTGGTCGGAATGCTGGGCTCGGTCCTCGCGCTCGCCCGGTGGCGCCTCGATCGGAGCTGGGCGTTGCTCGGTCTCAGCGTGCTCCTGATGGCGTTCGCCAATGCGCTGGTCAGCCGCCTGCTCGCGACCGGCGCGGAAGGCGTCGAGCTGGTGGACCAGGTTTACGGCGTCGCCGGTACGGCGCTCGCCGCCGCGGCGTGGCACAGGTCCCGGCGGCTGTCCGCCCGCCCGCTCGACCTGTGGGCGATCGTCGCCCCGCTGCTGTGTGCCGCGGCCGCGGTGCTGATCCTGGTGGCGGTGGCGGCGACCGAGCAGCCACCGGTGGCCGCCGTCCTCGCCGCGCTCTCCGTGCTGGCCGCGTTGACCCGCGTCGGACTCAGCGTTCGGCAATTGCTCGACGCCGGCGAGCAGCACCGCCTGGCGATCACCGACGAACTGACCGGGCTCTACAACCGCCGCGGGTTCCTGCGCGGGGTCGAGGAGGCGTTGGCCTCCGGCGAGCACCGGACCCGGGCGATCCTGCTGCTCGACCTCGACCGGTTCAAGGAGGTCAACGACGGGCTCGGCCACCAGATCGGCGACCAGCTGCTCGCCGTGCTCGCACCACGCCTCGCCGCGGCTCTCGACGCGGACGACCTGCTCGCGCGCCTCGGTGGCGACGAGTTCGCGGTGCTCACCAGTGCGGCGACGGCCGCCGATGCGGACCGGGCGGTGCACGGGTTGGCCGAGCGGTTGCTGGCCGCGGTCCGGAAGCCGCTTCCGGTCGGCGGAATCGCGGTGCCGATGGACGTCAGCATCGGGGTCGCGGTCGAGGGGGACGCCCCGGCTGCCGGGACCGTCGGCGAGCGGACGCTCGAGCTCCTCCGGTGCGCGGACACCGCGATGTACCGCGCGAAGGGGGAGCGGTTGGGGTGGGTCCGGTACGACACGATCGGCCCGGATCTGCAGCGTGACTCGCTGGAGCGCGCCGCTGAGTTGCGGAGCCTGCTGATCGGGGCGGGCGTGGGCGCGTACGGGCGCCTGGAACTGCACTTCCAGGCGCTGGTGGCCACGTCGGTGACGGCGCCGGCCCGGGTGGAGGCGCTGGTGCGGTGGCGGCACCCGGTGCACGGGTTGATCGCACCGGACCAGTTCCTCGGGCTCGCCGAGCGGACCGGGTTGACTCCGTACCTCACCCGCCAGGTCCTCGCGATGGCTCTGAACCAGGCCGCGGAGTGGCGGGCGAGCGGATCGGACGTCGAGGTGTCGGTGAACCTGTCGGCCTCCGACCTCTGCCACCCCACCATCGTCGAGGAGATCCTGGACGGACTCGCGGTGCGCGCCCTGCCGCCGTCGGCGCTGACCGTCGAGATCACCGAGCAGGTCGCGATGGGTGACCTCGACACCGGGCGGGACGTTCTCGCGCTGCTGCGGAGGGCCGGCGTCGGGGTCGCGATCGACGACTTCGGCACCGGGTACTCGGCGCTCTCCTACCTGCAGCGGCTGCCCGCCACGGAGCTCAAGCTCGACCGGTCGCTGACCGGGAAGCTCGCCGACGATCCGGCTGCCGCGGCGATCGCGCGCGCGTGCATCGAGCTGGCGCACACCCTTGGCCTGGAGGTCGTGGCCGAAGGTGTGGAGACCCCCGACCAGGCCCGGGCGCTGGTGGCGGCCGGAGCCGACCGGCTGCAGGGGTGGCTGTTCGGAAAGCCGCAGCCCGGCGGGGCGGAGCCGCCCGCCACCACGTTCCCGTTGGTCGCCGCGCGCTGA